One genomic segment of Streptomyces liangshanensis includes these proteins:
- a CDS encoding RraA family protein, with amino-acid sequence MDDATGFQSIPPTTLADVLGREQVMDIGIRPLWPSPPRVAGPAFTVRCPPGDNLMLHAAIHRAEPGSVIVVQAGDVDYAVAGGNVCAVAQRRGIAAFVVDGVIRDLTEVRESGFPVFARGVIPIPGVKAAVAPLNQPVRVGGVDVRSGDIVVADEEGVVVVPHARQERVLLDARAKLAKEAGESLDAWEAAHRARIDQILDANGFEG; translated from the coding sequence ATGGACGACGCCACCGGATTCCAGAGCATCCCGCCGACCACCCTCGCCGACGTGCTCGGGCGCGAGCAGGTCATGGACATCGGCATCCGCCCCCTGTGGCCCTCGCCCCCGCGCGTCGCGGGGCCGGCGTTCACCGTCCGCTGCCCTCCGGGCGACAACCTCATGCTGCACGCGGCCATCCACCGCGCCGAGCCCGGGTCCGTCATCGTCGTCCAGGCCGGTGACGTGGACTACGCGGTCGCCGGCGGGAACGTCTGCGCCGTCGCCCAGCGCCGGGGCATCGCGGCCTTCGTGGTGGACGGGGTCATCCGCGACCTCACCGAGGTGCGCGAGAGCGGCTTTCCCGTCTTCGCCCGCGGTGTGATTCCCATCCCCGGGGTCAAGGCGGCCGTCGCACCGCTGAACCAGCCGGTGCGCGTCGGCGGTGTGGACGTACGGTCCGGTGACATCGTGGTGGCCGACGAGGAGGGCGTCGTGGTCGTCCCTCACGCCCGCCAGGAACGCGTACTGCTCGACGCCCGCGCGAAGTTGGCCAAGGAGGCCGGTGAGTCCCTCGACGCGTGGGAGGCGGCACACCGCGCCCGGATCGACCAGATCCTGGACGCCAACGGCTTCGAGGGCTGA
- a CDS encoding excalibur calcium-binding domain-containing protein: MSYNQPPQPQWGQPPAGPQPYTPPPVPGGRPGWARKRVLIPGAFLLLCLGIGIGGASDTTKNTEAVAESKAVPAATVTATATRTETAAPAATPAPTVTATVTAKAKPAPTVTRTKTVRVTVAPAAGGSGGGDDSGGDDSSSTYYANCTAVRAAGADPIRRGDPGYGSHLDRDGDGVACE, from the coding sequence ATGTCGTACAACCAGCCGCCGCAGCCGCAATGGGGGCAGCCGCCCGCCGGGCCCCAGCCGTACACGCCGCCGCCGGTGCCGGGTGGGCGGCCGGGGTGGGCGCGGAAGCGCGTTCTCATCCCGGGCGCGTTCCTGCTCCTCTGTCTCGGCATCGGGATCGGCGGGGCAAGTGACACCACGAAGAACACCGAGGCCGTGGCCGAGTCGAAGGCCGTGCCCGCGGCGACCGTGACCGCGACGGCGACACGGACGGAGACGGCGGCGCCGGCCGCCACGCCCGCGCCCACCGTGACCGCGACGGTGACCGCCAAGGCGAAGCCGGCCCCGACCGTCACCAGGACGAAGACGGTACGGGTCACGGTGGCACCGGCGGCGGGCGGCAGCGGCGGGGGCGACGATTCCGGCGGGGACGACAGCTCGTCGACGTACTACGCGAACTGCACCGCGGTCCGCGCCGCCGGCGCCGACCCCATCCGCCGCGGCGACCCCGGCTACGGCTCCCACCTGGACCGCGACGGTGACGGGGTCGCCTGCGAGTAG
- a CDS encoding helix-turn-helix domain-containing protein, with the protein MTAMNPDDSRSNILRQAMNVVEMNLDNPDLSPALVARTVGVSLRTLHREFSALGDSLMSFARRRRLQRAYADLAQVRDGVAISDVAARWCFSDASHFIKTFRSVYGTTPAAYLRTLKS; encoded by the coding sequence ATGACTGCAATGAACCCGGATGATTCCCGATCGAACATTCTGCGGCAGGCGATGAATGTCGTGGAGATGAATCTGGACAATCCTGATCTTTCCCCCGCTCTTGTCGCCCGAACCGTCGGCGTTTCCCTGCGCACTCTCCACCGGGAGTTCTCGGCGCTGGGCGACTCCCTCATGTCGTTCGCGCGCCGGCGCCGCTTGCAACGGGCTTATGCCGATTTGGCGCAGGTACGCGACGGGGTGGCGATTTCCGATGTCGCGGCCCGGTGGTGCTTCTCCGACGCGAGCCACTTCATCAAGACTTTCAGATCGGTTTACGGCACGACTCCGGCGGCCTACCTGAGAACCCTGAAGAGTTGA
- a CDS encoding carbohydrate-binding protein — MSSRTLSFLATLLTLSALLLAPQATALPRTTAEPRAVAAPPPTSGFEKVKLDGGLPMGEPIELAVLPDGKVLYINRGTSDGGGQVRVYNPATKATTVALTLPLDARFEDGLIGITLHPRFATTGWVMLFYSPKVTPLVNRISRFTFNAATNTIAPASEDMIIEWRTERELCCHSAGSMSWDTAGNLYFAVGDNTNSGGDSAGMAPIDERTSRNAQYDAQRTSGNANDLRGKINRIHPEDNGTYTVPDGNLFAKGAAGTRNEVYVMGVRNPYRVWVDKKANNTLYWGEVGPDAGATVANRGPAAYDEFNRATGPGNYGWPYCGGPNVSYNDWDFAANAPRGWFPCGGSAGPVNNSPRNTGIQQLPPTKPALVWEQHGGSREWPQLDTPGGCGSPNHTEVYHYDPNLNSDVKWPQYYDNKLLISEYCRNWIKEVQFNNGNPATGTPTAIEPVLDGMRFVHPIDSEFGPDGSLYLLEYGSGYFSGAEDAGLYKINYVQGGRSPLAKASVNRDNGLAPLAVTFSSAGSSDPDGNPLSYAWDFTNNGSTDSTAANPSFTYTSNGSFQARLTVSDGTGRSGTTTIPVVVGNNRPTLTIGAPPDGATYEWNENVTVTASATDPQDGAVDCSKVIVRVALGHQEHAHEIAEGTGCSMTFNTGPLHSGLDATQFYVVRATYTDQGAPGTVPLTGERQQTLWPKRWQAEHFAQLSGPQIITAAGAEGGKRLGDVQNNEWVRYHPVSLKGITGVRARVSSDKAGNVATFRYDSVTGPVLARVTVPNTGGWETYTEVSAPITGAVDGPRDIYVVFTGGSGAILDLDSYTFTGPGVSRPPTTRAD, encoded by the coding sequence GTGTCATCGCGCACACTTTCCTTCCTCGCCACCCTGCTCACCCTGTCCGCACTCCTCCTCGCGCCCCAGGCGACGGCGCTTCCCCGGACGACCGCGGAGCCGAGGGCCGTCGCCGCGCCCCCGCCCACCAGCGGCTTCGAGAAGGTGAAACTCGACGGCGGACTCCCGATGGGGGAGCCGATCGAACTGGCCGTCCTGCCGGACGGCAAGGTCCTCTACATCAACCGCGGCACCAGCGACGGCGGCGGCCAGGTCCGCGTCTACAACCCCGCCACCAAGGCGACCACGGTCGCGCTCACCCTCCCGCTCGACGCCCGGTTCGAGGACGGGCTGATCGGCATCACCCTGCACCCGAGGTTCGCCACCACCGGCTGGGTCATGCTGTTCTACTCCCCGAAGGTCACCCCGCTGGTCAACCGCATCTCCCGGTTCACCTTCAACGCCGCCACCAACACGATCGCCCCGGCCAGCGAGGACATGATCATCGAGTGGCGGACCGAGCGCGAACTGTGCTGCCACTCCGCCGGATCCATGTCCTGGGACACCGCGGGGAACCTCTACTTCGCGGTCGGTGACAACACCAACTCCGGCGGCGACTCGGCGGGCATGGCCCCCATCGACGAACGCACCTCGCGCAACGCCCAGTACGACGCCCAGCGCACCTCGGGCAACGCCAACGACCTGCGCGGGAAGATCAACCGGATCCACCCGGAGGACAACGGGACGTACACCGTCCCCGACGGCAACCTCTTCGCCAAGGGCGCCGCCGGTACGCGCAACGAGGTGTACGTCATGGGCGTGCGCAACCCGTACCGCGTCTGGGTCGACAAGAAGGCCAACAACACCCTGTACTGGGGCGAGGTCGGCCCCGACGCCGGGGCGACGGTCGCCAACCGGGGCCCCGCCGCGTACGACGAGTTCAACCGCGCCACCGGCCCCGGCAACTACGGCTGGCCGTACTGCGGCGGCCCCAACGTCAGTTACAACGACTGGGACTTCGCCGCCAACGCCCCGCGCGGCTGGTTCCCCTGCGGCGGTTCGGCGGGACCCGTCAACAACTCCCCCCGCAACACCGGCATCCAGCAGCTCCCGCCGACCAAGCCCGCCCTCGTGTGGGAACAGCACGGCGGCAGCAGGGAATGGCCCCAGCTGGACACCCCGGGAGGCTGCGGCTCGCCCAACCACACCGAGGTCTACCACTACGACCCGAACCTGAACTCCGACGTCAAGTGGCCGCAGTACTACGACAACAAGCTGCTGATATCCGAGTACTGCCGCAACTGGATCAAGGAGGTGCAGTTCAACAACGGCAACCCCGCCACCGGCACCCCCACCGCCATCGAACCGGTCCTCGACGGCATGCGGTTCGTCCACCCCATCGACTCCGAGTTCGGCCCCGACGGCTCGCTGTACCTGCTCGAATACGGCAGCGGCTACTTCTCGGGCGCGGAGGACGCGGGACTCTACAAGATCAATTACGTGCAGGGCGGCCGCTCGCCCCTCGCCAAGGCCTCGGTGAACCGGGACAACGGCCTCGCGCCGCTGGCCGTCACGTTCTCCAGCGCGGGCAGCAGCGACCCGGACGGCAATCCGCTCAGCTACGCCTGGGACTTCACCAACAACGGCAGCACCGACTCGACGGCCGCCAACCCGTCGTTCACGTACACCTCCAACGGCAGCTTCCAGGCCAGGCTGACCGTCAGCGACGGAACCGGGCGCAGCGGCACCACCACGATCCCGGTCGTGGTCGGCAACAACCGCCCCACCCTCACCATCGGGGCACCACCGGACGGCGCCACGTACGAGTGGAACGAGAACGTCACCGTGACCGCCTCCGCGACGGACCCGCAGGACGGGGCCGTCGACTGCTCGAAGGTGATCGTCCGCGTGGCGCTCGGCCACCAGGAGCACGCCCACGAGATCGCGGAGGGCACGGGCTGCTCGATGACGTTCAACACGGGCCCGCTCCACTCGGGGCTCGACGCCACCCAGTTCTACGTGGTGCGCGCGACCTACACCGACCAGGGCGCCCCGGGCACCGTCCCGCTGACCGGCGAACGCCAGCAGACCCTGTGGCCCAAGCGGTGGCAGGCCGAGCACTTCGCGCAGCTGTCAGGACCGCAGATCATCACCGCCGCCGGCGCCGAGGGCGGCAAGCGCCTCGGAGACGTACAGAACAACGAATGGGTCCGCTACCACCCCGTGAGCCTCAAGGGCATCACCGGGGTCAGGGCGCGCGTCTCCTCGGACAAGGCGGGCAACGTCGCGACGTTCCGGTACGACTCCGTCACCGGGCCCGTGCTCGCGCGGGTGACGGTGCCGAACACCGGGGGCTGGGAGACGTACACCGAGGTCAGCGCGCCGATCACCGGCGCGGTGGACGGGCCGCGGGACATCTACGTGGTCTTCACCGGCGGCTCGGGAGCCATCCTGGACCTGGACAGCTACACGTTCACGGGCCCGGGGGTGAGCCGCCCGCCGACGACCCGCGCGGACTGA
- a CDS encoding ThuA domain-containing protein, translated as MSLAVLPQAAQATGADRSAAALPASVPRAAPAAAPAAPLTSVLVFSKTAGFRHSAIAAGIAAVRRLGTANGFSVTATEDATAFTTANLARYQAVVWLSTTGDVLNAAQQTAFESYIASGGGYVGVHAAADTEYDWPWYGGLVGAYFASHPATQPATVKVEDRSSPSTAHLPQRWTRTDEWYNYRASPRSAVKVLASLDETSYTGGTMGDHPITWCQNYRGGRSWYTGLGHTEESYADPAFTTMLLGGIRTAAGASPADCRPENGYTRLFDGTQASLDRWRQAGPGGFSLADGTLTSVGGMGLLWYPVTPFADYSLKVDWMMPGDDNGGVFIGFPDPQGDPWRPVDLGHEIQIDATDADASRTTGSVYSLKAPDTAARAAALNPPGTWNTYEIAVHGKRIEIHLNGVKINDYTSTRDIATGHLGVQNDGAGMDINYRDIRIRQDGAQSTDLARGRPVTVTSVEPGSTHVGANAVDGDPATRWGSAYADPQAITVDLGSVRTVDQVRLTWETAYARAYTVEISPDNTTWRTVATTTAGDGGLDTVPVGATARYVRVQGTARATSWGYSLWELAVLGR; from the coding sequence CTGTCCCTCGCCGTGTTACCCCAGGCGGCCCAGGCGACCGGAGCCGACCGGTCCGCCGCCGCCCTTCCCGCCTCCGTCCCCCGCGCCGCCCCCGCCGCCGCACCCGCGGCCCCGCTGACCAGCGTGCTCGTCTTCTCCAAGACCGCCGGATTCCGGCACTCGGCCATCGCGGCCGGGATCGCCGCCGTCCGGCGGCTCGGCACGGCCAACGGGTTCTCCGTCACCGCCACCGAGGACGCCACCGCCTTCACCACCGCCAACCTGGCCCGCTACCAGGCCGTCGTCTGGCTCTCGACCACCGGGGACGTGCTGAACGCCGCCCAGCAGACGGCGTTCGAGTCGTACATCGCCTCCGGCGGCGGCTACGTCGGCGTGCACGCCGCCGCCGACACCGAGTACGACTGGCCCTGGTACGGCGGCCTCGTCGGCGCCTACTTCGCCTCCCACCCGGCGACCCAGCCGGCCACCGTCAAGGTCGAGGACCGCTCCTCCCCCTCCACCGCGCACCTGCCGCAGCGCTGGACGCGGACCGACGAGTGGTACAACTACCGCGCCAGTCCGCGTTCCGCCGTGAAGGTGCTCGCGAGCCTGGACGAGACCTCGTACACCGGCGGCACCATGGGAGATCATCCGATCACTTGGTGCCAGAACTACCGTGGCGGCCGGTCCTGGTACACCGGTCTCGGCCACACCGAGGAGTCGTACGCCGACCCCGCCTTCACCACCATGCTGCTCGGCGGCATCCGGACCGCCGCCGGCGCGAGCCCCGCCGACTGCCGCCCGGAGAACGGGTACACCCGGCTGTTCGACGGTACGCAGGCCAGCCTGGACCGGTGGCGGCAGGCGGGCCCCGGCGGATTCTCCCTGGCCGACGGCACCCTCACCTCCGTGGGCGGCATGGGACTGCTCTGGTACCCGGTGACGCCGTTCGCCGACTACTCGCTCAAGGTCGACTGGATGATGCCGGGGGACGACAACGGCGGTGTCTTCATCGGCTTCCCCGATCCCCAGGGCGACCCCTGGCGGCCGGTCGATCTCGGCCACGAGATCCAGATCGACGCGACCGACGCCGACGCCTCCCGTACCACCGGCAGCGTCTACAGCCTCAAGGCCCCGGACACCGCGGCCCGCGCCGCCGCGCTCAACCCGCCCGGTACCTGGAACACTTACGAGATCGCCGTGCACGGCAAGCGGATCGAGATCCATCTCAACGGCGTGAAGATCAACGACTACACCAGCACCCGCGACATCGCGACCGGCCACCTCGGCGTCCAGAACGACGGCGCCGGCATGGACATCAACTACCGCGACATCAGGATCAGACAGGACGGCGCCCAGAGCACCGACCTGGCGCGCGGCCGGCCGGTCACGGTCACCAGCGTCGAGCCCGGCAGCACGCACGTCGGCGCCAACGCCGTGGACGGCGACCCCGCCACCCGCTGGGGCAGCGCCTACGCCGATCCCCAGGCGATCACGGTGGACCTCGGCTCCGTCCGTACCGTCGACCAGGTCCGGCTCACCTGGGAGACCGCCTACGCCAGGGCGTACACGGTCGAGATCTCACCCGACAACACGACCTGGCGCACCGTCGCCACCACCACGGCGGGCGACGGCGGGCTCGACACCGTCCCCGTGGGTGCCACGGCCCGGTACGTACGGGTCCAGGGCACCGCCCGCGCCACCTCATGGGGCTACTCGCTCTGGGAGTTGGCCGTACTCGGACGCTAG
- a CDS encoding DEAD/DEAH box helicase, translating into MNAKSSASGRSGAGRYDRATAPRGELAVPGTVVPGRPPARSFAELDLPAELVRAMTGLQVREPFPIQAATLPDALAGRDVLGRAQTGSGKTLAFGLALLVRTAGRRAESKRPLALVLVPTRELAQQVSDALAPYAKVLGLRLTTVVGGLSISRQAADVKAGSEVVVATPGRLADLVGRRDCHLDRVAITVLDEADQMCDLGFLPQVSEVLEQVRPDGQRMLFSATLDRNVDHLVREYLHDPVFASVDRAAASVTTMEHHVLNVHPADKYATATEIAARDGRVLMFLDTKVGVDQFTRHLRGSGVRAAALHSGKSQPQRTHTLAQFKDGEVTVLVATNVAARGIHIDHLDLVVNVDPPADPKDYLHRGGRTARAGESGRVVTLVTPGQRRDVNKMMSDAGIRPTITQVRSGEEQLTSITGAKRPPVVDQGKTGRIPFQGMGNRTGRPPKESRKAADARRTAEARRAAQVRKAR; encoded by the coding sequence ATGAACGCGAAGTCGTCCGCCTCCGGGCGCTCCGGTGCCGGCAGGTACGACCGTGCCACGGCGCCGCGCGGCGAGCTCGCGGTGCCCGGGACCGTGGTCCCGGGCCGGCCGCCGGCGCGGTCCTTCGCCGAGCTGGACCTGCCCGCGGAGCTGGTCAGGGCGATGACCGGCCTCCAGGTGCGGGAGCCGTTCCCGATCCAGGCGGCCACCCTGCCGGACGCCCTGGCCGGCCGTGACGTGCTCGGCCGCGCACAGACCGGCTCCGGCAAGACGCTCGCCTTCGGGCTCGCGCTCCTCGTCCGCACGGCCGGCCGCCGCGCCGAGTCGAAGCGGCCCCTCGCGCTGGTCCTGGTGCCGACCCGGGAGCTCGCCCAGCAGGTGAGCGACGCGCTCGCCCCGTACGCGAAGGTGCTCGGGCTCCGGCTCACGACCGTCGTCGGCGGGCTGTCGATCTCGCGGCAGGCGGCGGACGTCAAGGCCGGCTCCGAGGTGGTGGTCGCAACCCCCGGCCGGCTCGCCGACCTGGTCGGACGGCGGGACTGCCATCTGGACCGGGTGGCGATCACGGTCCTGGACGAGGCGGACCAGATGTGCGACCTGGGCTTCCTGCCGCAGGTCTCGGAGGTCCTGGAGCAGGTACGGCCCGACGGGCAGCGGATGCTGTTCTCGGCGACGCTCGACCGCAACGTGGATCACCTGGTACGGGAGTACCTGCACGACCCGGTCTTCGCCTCGGTCGACCGGGCGGCGGCCTCGGTCACGACGATGGAGCACCACGTACTGAACGTGCACCCGGCCGACAAGTACGCCACCGCCACCGAGATCGCGGCCCGCGACGGGCGGGTGCTGATGTTCCTGGACACCAAGGTGGGCGTGGACCAGTTCACCCGCCACCTGCGGGGCAGCGGGGTCCGGGCCGCCGCCCTGCACAGCGGCAAGTCACAGCCCCAACGCACGCACACGCTGGCCCAGTTCAAGGACGGTGAGGTCACGGTGCTGGTCGCCACCAACGTCGCGGCCCGCGGCATCCACATCGACCACCTCGACCTCGTCGTCAACGTCGATCCGCCCGCCGACCCGAAGGACTACCTCCACCGGGGCGGGCGCACGGCGCGCGCGGGCGAGTCGGGCCGGGTGGTCACCCTGGTCACCCCCGGTCAGCGGCGGGACGTGAACAAGATGATGTCGGACGCCGGGATCCGGCCGACGATCACGCAGGTGCGGTCCGGCGAGGAGCAGCTGACCAGCATCACCGGCGCCAAGCGGCCGCCTGTGGTCGACCAGGGCAAGACCGGCCGCATCCCCTTCCAGGGCATGGGCAACCGGACGGGCCGTCCCCCGAAGGAGTCCCGCAAGGCCGCCGACGCCCGGCGGACGGCCGAGGCCCGGCGCGCCGCCCAGGTCCGCAAGGCTCGCTGA
- a CDS encoding AfsR/SARP family transcriptional regulator: protein MREQVRFSVLGPVRAWRGAEEIGLGPAQQRAVLAVLLLAEGSQVVTSGLVDAVWGTRPPASAVGILRTYVHGLRRALEPGGEIAASVIRYTGDGYQLRVPPGRLDLHAFREFLARADEARCAGDAAGAAELLRRGLDLWQGTPLAGVRGEYARGQRQRLDELRLSARAARLTAELDCGAHAKAASELAGLVAEHPLDERFRELLMLALYRSGRQAAALETYREARTVLVEELGVDPGPALRQMYERVLRADPELLGPPGQARPVPAPDISVPAQLPAGMPMFVGRDAELAEVSALPSGGTVVISAIAGMAGVGKTAFAVHWARQIADRFPDGQLYLNLRGFDPAGVPVPPEHALRVLLESLGTDPRGLPQDIDVLIGLYRTRLAGRRVLVLLDNARDAAQVRPLLPGAPGCLVVVTSRNRLSGLIALDGAHLQDLDVLSPAEARELLARRLGEQRVAAEPQAVEEIVAWCARLPLALAITAARAAVRPAFPLAAIAAELRAGAEGLDAFHDGDETADVRAVFSWSYLALSPDAARLFRLLALHPGPDIAPAAVASLAGLTLRRTGQLLGELVQAHLTDEVAPGRYASHDLVRAYATELAETLETPSHLHEARHRMFDHYLHTAHGAVALTSERVLIALAPPAEGVRGEEFAGDPARAQAWLDAEQAALLAIAEQAVNGRYDVHTWQLAWALSNQLHRLGLARELEAVNRAAMEAAHRLGDLSAQAHAHRSLGVVALDLGRFDQARVHAERATELFAEAHDMSGRAQSYRLLAVIAERVGDLKAGLDAAQRSLALFRSHENRGGDTRRGRAMTASALNAVGWFHVLLGQPRQALDHCRQALARYQELGHDVGASDTWDSIGFALHRLGRYDEALVVYRDALSLYQRTGRSDWFVVGTLMRLGDTHLSAGQPAAARAVWTEGLHIMERLVHTDVERLAERLRTRLRDLDRPSSPATADAAGVARREGGGQA from the coding sequence GTGCGGGAGCAGGTGCGGTTCTCGGTGCTGGGGCCGGTCAGGGCGTGGCGCGGTGCGGAGGAGATCGGGCTCGGGCCCGCGCAGCAGCGGGCGGTGCTGGCCGTGCTTCTGCTGGCGGAAGGGTCGCAGGTGGTGACGAGCGGGCTGGTGGACGCGGTCTGGGGGACGCGGCCACCCGCGTCCGCCGTCGGGATCCTGCGGACGTACGTGCACGGGCTCCGCAGGGCACTGGAGCCCGGCGGGGAGATCGCGGCGTCGGTGATCCGCTACACCGGGGACGGATACCAGCTTCGTGTGCCGCCGGGCCGACTGGACCTCCACGCCTTCAGGGAGTTCCTTGCCCGGGCCGACGAGGCGCGGTGCGCGGGGGACGCCGCGGGGGCGGCGGAGCTGCTGCGACGAGGGCTGGACCTGTGGCAGGGAACGCCGCTGGCCGGTGTGCGGGGTGAGTACGCGCGGGGTCAGCGACAGCGACTGGACGAGCTGCGTCTGTCGGCGCGAGCGGCCCGTCTCACGGCCGAACTCGACTGCGGTGCCCACGCGAAGGCCGCTTCGGAGCTGGCGGGCCTGGTCGCCGAGCATCCGCTCGACGAGCGGTTCCGGGAGCTTCTGATGCTCGCCCTGTACCGGTCGGGGCGACAGGCGGCGGCATTGGAAACGTATCGCGAGGCACGGACCGTGCTCGTCGAGGAGTTGGGGGTGGATCCCGGGCCGGCCTTGCGGCAGATGTACGAGCGTGTCCTGCGAGCCGACCCGGAGCTCCTGGGTCCACCCGGCCAGGCCCGACCCGTACCCGCGCCGGACATCAGCGTTCCGGCTCAACTGCCCGCCGGTATGCCGATGTTCGTCGGCCGTGACGCCGAGCTGGCCGAGGTCTCCGCGCTGCCCTCGGGCGGCACCGTCGTGATCAGCGCCATCGCCGGCATGGCGGGTGTCGGCAAGACCGCCTTCGCGGTGCACTGGGCGCGGCAGATCGCGGACCGCTTCCCGGACGGTCAGCTGTACCTGAATCTCCGGGGCTTCGACCCGGCCGGTGTGCCCGTTCCGCCGGAGCACGCGCTGCGCGTTCTGCTGGAATCGCTGGGCACCGACCCGCGCGGCCTGCCCCAGGACATCGACGTGCTCATCGGCCTCTACCGCACCCGGCTCGCCGGCAGACGGGTGCTGGTGCTGCTGGACAACGCACGCGACGCCGCGCAGGTGCGGCCCCTGCTGCCCGGGGCGCCCGGCTGTCTGGTCGTCGTCACGAGCCGCAACCGGCTCTCCGGACTGATCGCCCTGGACGGTGCCCACCTCCAGGACCTCGACGTCCTCTCCCCGGCCGAGGCCCGCGAACTGCTCGCCCGCCGCCTCGGCGAACAGCGCGTCGCGGCCGAACCCCAGGCGGTCGAGGAGATCGTCGCCTGGTGCGCGCGGCTGCCGCTGGCCCTGGCGATCACCGCCGCCCGCGCGGCCGTCCGCCCCGCCTTCCCCCTCGCGGCGATCGCGGCCGAGCTGCGCGCCGGCGCCGAGGGCCTCGACGCGTTCCACGACGGCGACGAGACGGCCGACGTACGTGCCGTCTTCTCCTGGTCGTACCTGGCGCTCAGCCCCGACGCCGCCCGGCTGTTCCGGCTCCTCGCCCTGCACCCCGGCCCGGACATCGCTCCGGCGGCCGTCGCCAGCCTGGCCGGGCTCACCCTACGTCGTACCGGACAACTGCTCGGCGAACTCGTACAGGCCCACCTCACGGACGAGGTCGCCCCCGGCCGCTATGCCTCCCACGACCTGGTGCGCGCCTATGCCACCGAACTGGCCGAAACGCTCGAGACGCCCTCTCACCTGCACGAGGCCCGGCACCGGATGTTCGACCACTACCTGCACACCGCTCACGGGGCCGTCGCGCTCACCTCCGAACGCGTACTGATCGCGCTCGCGCCCCCGGCGGAGGGCGTGCGCGGCGAAGAATTCGCCGGGGACCCCGCTCGGGCCCAGGCCTGGCTCGACGCGGAACAGGCGGCGCTGCTGGCGATTGCCGAACAGGCGGTCAACGGCCGGTACGACGTCCACACCTGGCAACTCGCCTGGGCCCTGAGCAACCAGTTGCACCGGCTCGGCCTGGCACGGGAGCTGGAGGCGGTGAACCGTGCGGCCATGGAAGCGGCGCACCGACTGGGAGACCTGAGCGCCCAGGCACACGCCCACCGTTCCCTCGGTGTCGTCGCGCTGGACCTGGGCCGCTTCGACCAGGCACGCGTTCACGCGGAGCGGGCGACCGAACTGTTCGCCGAGGCGCACGACATGAGCGGCCGCGCCCAGAGCTATCGCCTTCTGGCCGTGATCGCCGAAAGGGTGGGCGACCTGAAAGCCGGGCTCGACGCGGCGCAGCGGTCTCTTGCGCTCTTCCGCAGTCATGAGAACCGCGGAGGCGACACCCGGCGGGGCCGGGCCATGACCGCCAGCGCGCTCAACGCGGTCGGCTGGTTCCACGTATTGCTCGGGCAGCCCCGGCAAGCCCTCGACCATTGCCGTCAGGCGCTGGCCCGCTACCAGGAACTCGGACACGACGTCGGCGCATCGGACACCTGGGACAGCATCGGCTTCGCGCTGCACCGACTCGGACGGTACGACGAGGCCCTCGTCGTCTATCGCGACGCCCTGTCCCTCTACCAACGGACGGGCCGTAGCGACTGGTTCGTGGTCGGCACCCTCATGCGCCTCGGGGACACCCACCTCAGCGCCGGCCAGCCGGCCGCGGCCCGCGCGGTGTGGACCGAGGGGCTGCACATCATGGAGCGGCTCGTCCACACCGACGTCGAGCGACTCGCCGAGCGTCTCCGCACGAGATTGCGTGACCTCGACAGGCCGAGCAGCCCCGCGACGGCGGACGCGGCGGGTGTCGCCCGGCGAGAGGGGGGTGGGCAGGCGTAG
- a CDS encoding Imm7 family immunity protein, giving the protein MYEYHGWITVRASPAGDDEAEDRLPGIVDGLRLHIAAMADPYLLDLRWMNGEPFVHLGGHSNHSSATDVVGLFTRVAVVAPGSYGLLHIRDDEDPEHGDEVRVVRLARGLVTHHTESLLSPCVPTLEDPFTGPGTL; this is encoded by the coding sequence ATGTACGAGTACCACGGGTGGATCACGGTCAGGGCGAGCCCGGCCGGGGACGACGAGGCCGAGGACCGGTTGCCGGGGATCGTGGACGGGCTCCGGCTCCACATCGCCGCGATGGCCGACCCGTACCTCCTCGACCTGAGGTGGATGAACGGCGAGCCGTTCGTCCACCTGGGCGGCCACTCCAACCACAGCTCCGCGACGGACGTGGTCGGCCTCTTCACGCGGGTGGCGGTGGTGGCTCCCGGCTCGTACGGGCTCCTCCACATCCGCGACGACGAGGACCCGGAACACGGCGACGAGGTACGCGTGGTGAGGCTCGCCCGGGGCCTGGTCACCCACCACACGGAGAGCTTGCTGTCCCCGTGCGTCCCGACCCTGGAGGACCCGTTCACCGGCCCGGGCACTCTATAG